A window of Rhododendron vialii isolate Sample 1 chromosome 11a, ASM3025357v1 contains these coding sequences:
- the LOC131307915 gene encoding putative F-box protein At3g25750, translating into MVRRCSKKLARCSSPDWASLPEELLVLVLRRLIQLSDYIRFGAVCKPWHAAADLQKDHRRRELVHKPELPMLLIPPPAKTAEEADYHCRRLYSVTRRKVLNLELRVPYPRRCCGSSHGWLATENEADAGITLLNPFSGKSFRFPKVSLDQYIKPTMRHKFSYELHILKVVLSHDPALMPNNDFVVVAIFDMMRSLAYIKPGDNKWTYIPPIIMSSLTDAIYHLGKFYVVDVYSGIFCVDISSFRKPRVEVVAPRTPTKANKAYIVKSRGEDLLLVQRFLEWRGKPRRWVTSCFKIFKVLGLGGGSSGAGSSAAASDGQIVERVEIHSLDDDTLFLGDNYSLSVSASDYPGCRPNCIYYTDDCIDDNPYGSQDKGIYCLLDRRFAPHYRAKTEEKYFHLPRPIWIVPTLLP; encoded by the coding sequence ATGGTGCGGAGATGCTCAAAGAAACTGGCACGGTGCTCATCACCAGATTGGGCTTCCCTGCCGGAGGAGCTGCTTGTGTTGGTCCTCCGCCGCCTGATCCAACTCTCCGACTACATCCGCTTCGGCGCCGTCTGCAAGCCATGGCACGCCGCCGCGGACCTCCAGAAGGACCATCGGCGCAGAGAATTAGTCCACAAACCGGAACTACCGATGTTATTGATACCGCCACCAGCCAAGACGGCGGAGGAGGCGGACTACCACTGCCGGAGACTGTATAGCGTCACCCGGAGAAAGGTCCTCAATTTGGAGCTGCGAGTTCCTTATCCCCGGAGGTGCTGCGGTTCTTCTCACGGATGGTTAGCCACCGAGAACGAGGCGGACGCGGGCATTACACTCCTTAACCCCTTCTCCGGTAAGTCCTTCCGCTTCCCTAAGGTGAGTCTTGACCAATATATCAAACCCACCATGAGACATAAATTTAGTTACGAACTTCATATCCTTAAGGTTGTTTTGTCCCATGATCCTGCCCTGATGCCCAATAATGACTTCGTTGTCGTGGCAATTTTTGATATGATGAGGAGTTTAGCGTACATCAAACCAGGCGACAATAAGTGGACTTACATACCGCCGATAATTATGTCCTCCTTGACGGATGCCATATATCATCTCGGAAAATTTTATGTCGTTGATGTCTATTCTGGGATATTCTGTGTGGATATTAGCAGTTTTAGAAAACCCCGAGTGGAAGTGGTGGCTCCTCGTACTCCCACAAAAGCTAACAAGGCATATATTGTCAAATCACGTGGGGAAGACTTGTTGCTGGTTCAGAGATTTCTCGAATGGAGAGGCAAGCCAAGACGATGGGTGACCTCGTGTTTTAAGATCTTTAAGGTGCTGGGCTTAGGAGGCGGTAGTAGTGGCGCCGGCAGTTCTGCTGCTGCAAGCGATGGACAGATTGTTGAGAGGGTTGAAATCCATAGTCTAGACGATGACACCCTCTTCTTGGGGGATAATTATTCTCTATCTGTGTCTGCTTCAGATTATCCTGGGTGCCGTCCAAATTGCATATACTACACTGATGATTGCATCGACGACAATCCTTATGGCTCTCAAGACAAAGGTATCTACTGCTTACTGGATAGAAGATTTGCGCCACATTACCGAGCCAAAACAGAAGAGAAGTATTTTCACTTGCCTCGTCCAATCTGGATAGTGCCAACGCTGCTGCCATGA
- the LOC131307916 gene encoding LOW QUALITY PROTEIN: coatomer subunit gamma-2-like (The sequence of the model RefSeq protein was modified relative to this genomic sequence to represent the inferred CDS: inserted 1 base in 1 codon; substituted 1 base at 1 genomic stop codon): MNMVLVQGKAWQKLSNTVVGLLGMQPCEGTEAVPPNSRSHTCLLSGFXMGNXKVLLRLLFGIDRPKEVAMKLAIRSKDESVSDAIHEIIARG, encoded by the exons ATGAATATGGTCTTGGTGCAAGGGAAAGCTTGGCAGAAGCTGTCAAATACGGTAGTAGGCCTTCTTGGCATGCAGCCCTGTGAG GGCACAGAGGCGGTCCCACCAAACTCGAGATCGCACACTTGTTTATTGTCTGGTTTTTAGATGGGCA TAAAGGTTCTCCTTCGGTTGTTGTTTGGCATTGACAGGccaaaagaagttgcaatgaaACTTGCCATTAGATCCAAGGATGAATCTGTCAGCGATGCTATTCACGAAATCATAGCAAGAGGCTAG
- the LOC131307917 gene encoding guanine nucleotide-binding protein subunit beta-2-like isoform X1, translating into MSVTELKERLVASTDTVNSLRERLKQKRLLLLDTDVAGYARSQGRTPVCFGPTDLVCCRTLQGHTGKVYSLDWTLEKNHVVSASQDGKLIVWNALTSQKTHAIKLPCAWVMTCAFSPTGQSVACGGLDSVCSIFNLNSPTDRDGNIPVSRTLSGHKGYVSCCQYVPDEEIHLITSSGDQTCVLWDITTGQRTSVFGGEFQCGHTADVLSVSINGSNSRTFLSGSCDATARLWDTRVASRAVRTFHGHEGDVNAVKFFPDGNRFGTGSDDGTCRLFDIRTGHQLQVYSQQNGDNDDRHVTSIAFSTSGRLLFAGYSNGDCYVWDTLLARVVLNLGSLQNSHEGRISCLGLSSDGSALCTGSWDTNLKVSLIPTTAYYSLLVVLSFQIWAFGGHRKVV; encoded by the exons ATGTCAGTTACGGAGCTGAAAGAGCGCCTCGTGGCTTCTACGGATACCGTAAATTCCCTCAGAGAACGCTTGAAGCAGAAGCGTCTTCTTCTTCTCGACACAGATG TGGCGGGGTACGCAAGGTCCCAAGGGAGGACTCCGGTTTGTTTCGGCCCGACGGATCTGGTCTGTTGTAGGACACTGCAGGGTCATACCGGTAAG GTTTATTCGCTAGACTGGACTCTGGAAAAGAATCACGTTGTCAGTGCATCTCAAGATGGGAAGCTAATAGTGTGGAATGCTCTCACAAGCCAGAAAACTCACGCCATAAAGTTACCTTGTGCTTGGGTCATGACATGTGCCTTCTCTCCAACTGGTCAATCTGTTGCGTGTGGTGGGCTTGACAGCGTATGCTCCATCTTCAACCTGAATTCTCCGACTGACAGAGACGGGAATATACCTGTATCAAGAACGCTTAGTGGGCATAAGGGTTATGTTTCTTGTTGCCAATATGTTCCGGATGAAGAGATTCACCTAATAACAAGTTCGGGTGATCAGACTTGTGTTTTATGGGACATAACTACGGGCCAGAGAACTTCTGTTTTTGGAGGCGAATTCCAGTGCGGACACACTGCTGATGTGCTGAG TGTCTCGATTAATGGATCAAACTCAAGAACGTTTCTGTCTGGTTCGTGTGATGCAACTGCCCGATTGTGGGACACTCGTGTTGCTAGTCGAGCGGTCCGGACATTTCATGGTCATGAAGGAGATGTCAATGCCGTGAAGTTCTTCCCAGATGGGAATAGATTCGGAACTGGTTCAGATGATGGGACTTGCAGGTTATTTGATATTAGGACTGGGCACCAGCTCCAAGTATACTCTCAACAGAATGGTGATAACGATGACCGGCATGTCACTTCCATTGCTTTCTCCACATCAGGAAGGCTCCTCTTTGCTGGGTACTCTAACGGAGATTGCTATGTATGGGACACTTTACTGGCGAGG GTGGTGTTGAACTTGGGATCTCTTCAAAACTCACACGAGGGTCGGATCAGCTGTTTGGGCTTGTCGTCTGATGGGAGTGCCTTGTGTACAGGAAGTTGGGATACAAATCTGAAGGTGAGCCTGATTCCTACCACGGCCTATTATAGCTTGCTTGTTGTTTTATCATTCCAG ATTTGGGCCTTTGGCGGGCATCGAAAAGTGGTCTGA
- the LOC131307917 gene encoding guanine nucleotide-binding protein subunit beta-2-like isoform X3 yields MWRGTQGPKGGLRFVSARRIWSVVGHCRVIPVYSLDWTLEKNHVVSASQDGKLIVWNALTSQKTHAIKLPCAWVMTCAFSPTGQSVACGGLDSVCSIFNLNSPTDRDGNIPVSRTLSGHKGYVSCCQYVPDEEIHLITSSGDQTCVLWDITTGQRTSVFGGEFQCGHTADVLSVSINGSNSRTFLSGSCDATARLWDTRVASRAVRTFHGHEGDVNAVKFFPDGNRFGTGSDDGTCRLFDIRTGHQLQVYSQQNGDNDDRHVTSIAFSTSGRLLFAGYSNGDCYVWDTLLARVVLNLGSLQNSHEGRISCLGLSSDGSALCTGSWDTNLKVSLIPTTAYYSLLVVLSFQIWAFGGHRKVV; encoded by the exons ATG TGGCGGGGTACGCAAGGTCCCAAGGGAGGACTCCGGTTTGTTTCGGCCCGACGGATCTGGTCTGTTGTAGGACACTGCAGGGTCATACCG GTTTATTCGCTAGACTGGACTCTGGAAAAGAATCACGTTGTCAGTGCATCTCAAGATGGGAAGCTAATAGTGTGGAATGCTCTCACAAGCCAGAAAACTCACGCCATAAAGTTACCTTGTGCTTGGGTCATGACATGTGCCTTCTCTCCAACTGGTCAATCTGTTGCGTGTGGTGGGCTTGACAGCGTATGCTCCATCTTCAACCTGAATTCTCCGACTGACAGAGACGGGAATATACCTGTATCAAGAACGCTTAGTGGGCATAAGGGTTATGTTTCTTGTTGCCAATATGTTCCGGATGAAGAGATTCACCTAATAACAAGTTCGGGTGATCAGACTTGTGTTTTATGGGACATAACTACGGGCCAGAGAACTTCTGTTTTTGGAGGCGAATTCCAGTGCGGACACACTGCTGATGTGCTGAG TGTCTCGATTAATGGATCAAACTCAAGAACGTTTCTGTCTGGTTCGTGTGATGCAACTGCCCGATTGTGGGACACTCGTGTTGCTAGTCGAGCGGTCCGGACATTTCATGGTCATGAAGGAGATGTCAATGCCGTGAAGTTCTTCCCAGATGGGAATAGATTCGGAACTGGTTCAGATGATGGGACTTGCAGGTTATTTGATATTAGGACTGGGCACCAGCTCCAAGTATACTCTCAACAGAATGGTGATAACGATGACCGGCATGTCACTTCCATTGCTTTCTCCACATCAGGAAGGCTCCTCTTTGCTGGGTACTCTAACGGAGATTGCTATGTATGGGACACTTTACTGGCGAGG GTGGTGTTGAACTTGGGATCTCTTCAAAACTCACACGAGGGTCGGATCAGCTGTTTGGGCTTGTCGTCTGATGGGAGTGCCTTGTGTACAGGAAGTTGGGATACAAATCTGAAGGTGAGCCTGATTCCTACCACGGCCTATTATAGCTTGCTTGTTGTTTTATCATTCCAG ATTTGGGCCTTTGGCGGGCATCGAAAAGTGGTCTGA
- the LOC131307917 gene encoding guanine nucleotide-binding protein subunit beta-2-like isoform X2, producing MSVTELKERLVASTDTVNSLRERLKQKRLLLLDTDVAGYARSQGRTPVCFGPTDLVCCRTLQGHTGKVYSLDWTLEKNHVVSASQDGKLIVWNALTSQKTHAIKLPCAWVMTCAFSPTGQSVACGGLDSVCSIFNLNSPTDRDGNIPVSRTLSGHKGYVSCCQYVPDEEIHLITSSGDQTCVLWDITTGQRTSVFGGEFQCGHTADVLSVSINGSNSRTFLSGSCDATARLWDTRVASRAVRTFHGHEGDVNAVKFFPDGNRFGTGSDDGTCRLFDIRTGHQLQVYSQQNGDNDDRHVTSIAFSTSGRLLFAGYSNGDCYVWDTLLARVVLNLGSLQNSHEGRISCLGLSSDGSALCTGSWDTNLKIWAFGGHRKVV from the exons ATGTCAGTTACGGAGCTGAAAGAGCGCCTCGTGGCTTCTACGGATACCGTAAATTCCCTCAGAGAACGCTTGAAGCAGAAGCGTCTTCTTCTTCTCGACACAGATG TGGCGGGGTACGCAAGGTCCCAAGGGAGGACTCCGGTTTGTTTCGGCCCGACGGATCTGGTCTGTTGTAGGACACTGCAGGGTCATACCGGTAAG GTTTATTCGCTAGACTGGACTCTGGAAAAGAATCACGTTGTCAGTGCATCTCAAGATGGGAAGCTAATAGTGTGGAATGCTCTCACAAGCCAGAAAACTCACGCCATAAAGTTACCTTGTGCTTGGGTCATGACATGTGCCTTCTCTCCAACTGGTCAATCTGTTGCGTGTGGTGGGCTTGACAGCGTATGCTCCATCTTCAACCTGAATTCTCCGACTGACAGAGACGGGAATATACCTGTATCAAGAACGCTTAGTGGGCATAAGGGTTATGTTTCTTGTTGCCAATATGTTCCGGATGAAGAGATTCACCTAATAACAAGTTCGGGTGATCAGACTTGTGTTTTATGGGACATAACTACGGGCCAGAGAACTTCTGTTTTTGGAGGCGAATTCCAGTGCGGACACACTGCTGATGTGCTGAG TGTCTCGATTAATGGATCAAACTCAAGAACGTTTCTGTCTGGTTCGTGTGATGCAACTGCCCGATTGTGGGACACTCGTGTTGCTAGTCGAGCGGTCCGGACATTTCATGGTCATGAAGGAGATGTCAATGCCGTGAAGTTCTTCCCAGATGGGAATAGATTCGGAACTGGTTCAGATGATGGGACTTGCAGGTTATTTGATATTAGGACTGGGCACCAGCTCCAAGTATACTCTCAACAGAATGGTGATAACGATGACCGGCATGTCACTTCCATTGCTTTCTCCACATCAGGAAGGCTCCTCTTTGCTGGGTACTCTAACGGAGATTGCTATGTATGGGACACTTTACTGGCGAGG GTGGTGTTGAACTTGGGATCTCTTCAAAACTCACACGAGGGTCGGATCAGCTGTTTGGGCTTGTCGTCTGATGGGAGTGCCTTGTGTACAGGAAGTTGGGATACAAATCTGAAG ATTTGGGCCTTTGGCGGGCATCGAAAAGTGGTCTGA
- the LOC131307917 gene encoding guanine nucleotide-binding protein subunit beta-2-like isoform X4: MWRGTQGPKGGLRFVSARRIWSVVGHCRVIPVYSLDWTLEKNHVVSASQDGKLIVWNALTSQKTHAIKLPCAWVMTCAFSPTGQSVACGGLDSVCSIFNLNSPTDRDGNIPVSRTLSGHKGYVSCCQYVPDEEIHLITSSGDQTCVLWDITTGQRTSVFGGEFQCGHTADVLSVSINGSNSRTFLSGSCDATARLWDTRVASRAVRTFHGHEGDVNAVKFFPDGNRFGTGSDDGTCRLFDIRTGHQLQVYSQQNGDNDDRHVTSIAFSTSGRLLFAGYSNGDCYVWDTLLARVVLNLGSLQNSHEGRISCLGLSSDGSALCTGSWDTNLKIWAFGGHRKVV; the protein is encoded by the exons ATG TGGCGGGGTACGCAAGGTCCCAAGGGAGGACTCCGGTTTGTTTCGGCCCGACGGATCTGGTCTGTTGTAGGACACTGCAGGGTCATACCG GTTTATTCGCTAGACTGGACTCTGGAAAAGAATCACGTTGTCAGTGCATCTCAAGATGGGAAGCTAATAGTGTGGAATGCTCTCACAAGCCAGAAAACTCACGCCATAAAGTTACCTTGTGCTTGGGTCATGACATGTGCCTTCTCTCCAACTGGTCAATCTGTTGCGTGTGGTGGGCTTGACAGCGTATGCTCCATCTTCAACCTGAATTCTCCGACTGACAGAGACGGGAATATACCTGTATCAAGAACGCTTAGTGGGCATAAGGGTTATGTTTCTTGTTGCCAATATGTTCCGGATGAAGAGATTCACCTAATAACAAGTTCGGGTGATCAGACTTGTGTTTTATGGGACATAACTACGGGCCAGAGAACTTCTGTTTTTGGAGGCGAATTCCAGTGCGGACACACTGCTGATGTGCTGAG TGTCTCGATTAATGGATCAAACTCAAGAACGTTTCTGTCTGGTTCGTGTGATGCAACTGCCCGATTGTGGGACACTCGTGTTGCTAGTCGAGCGGTCCGGACATTTCATGGTCATGAAGGAGATGTCAATGCCGTGAAGTTCTTCCCAGATGGGAATAGATTCGGAACTGGTTCAGATGATGGGACTTGCAGGTTATTTGATATTAGGACTGGGCACCAGCTCCAAGTATACTCTCAACAGAATGGTGATAACGATGACCGGCATGTCACTTCCATTGCTTTCTCCACATCAGGAAGGCTCCTCTTTGCTGGGTACTCTAACGGAGATTGCTATGTATGGGACACTTTACTGGCGAGG GTGGTGTTGAACTTGGGATCTCTTCAAAACTCACACGAGGGTCGGATCAGCTGTTTGGGCTTGTCGTCTGATGGGAGTGCCTTGTGTACAGGAAGTTGGGATACAAATCTGAAG ATTTGGGCCTTTGGCGGGCATCGAAAAGTGGTCTGA
- the LOC131307919 gene encoding probable receptor-like serine/threonine-protein kinase At4g34500 produces MADSVGTHSSKKSPFLSLRLYIVIGICSAFLIASFLLIFLCFFSKRRAKRRRTILKHGSGSLPLVSKDITEINSSDRTEIKVESGGKKGSSDQSEFSGGSQSETTTSSSAVSSVDGGNIGWGRWYSFKELETATGGFSDENVVGEGGYGIVYRGVLLDGSVVAVKSLLNNKGQAEKEFKVEVEAIGKVRHKNLVGLIGYCAEGAKRLLVYEYVENGNLEQWLHGDVGPCSPLTWDVRLKIAIGTAKGLAYLHEGLEPKVVHRDVKSSNILLDRKWNAKVSDFGLAKLLGSESTYVTTRVMGTFGYVSPEYANTGMLNEGSDVYSFGILLMELITGKSPVDYSRPPGEMNLVDWFKGMVSSRRGEEALDPRIQVQPSPRALKRALLVCLRCIDLDTEKRPKMGQIVHMLEADEFPFRSEPRTNKDTAPLRSHEAVTCKFPNALKETVGGDVQRSKRR; encoded by the exons ATGGCAGATTCCGTCGGAACCCACAGCTCCAAAAAATCTCCATTTCTCAGCCTCAGGCTCTACATTGTCATCGGAATATGCTCCGCATTCCTCATCGCATCCTTCCTCCTGATCTTCCTCTGTTTCTTCTCCAAACGAAGGGCGAAACGACGTCGAACCATCCTGAAGCACGGCTCAGGCTCGTTGCCTCTAGTTTCCAAGGATATCACCGAAATCAACAGCTCCGATAGAACGGAGATTAAGGTGGAGAGCGGGGGCAAAAAGGGAAGTTCTGATCAGAGCGAGTTTTCCGGTGGGAGTCAGAGCGAGACGACGACGTCGTCCTCGGCTGTGTCGTCGGTGGATGGGGGGAACATCGGGTGGGGGAGGTGGTACAGTTTCAAGGAACTGGAGACGGCTACGGGTGGATTTTCCGACGAGAATGTGGTGGGTGAAGGTGGTTACGGGATCGTGTACAGAGGAGTTTTGCTGGACGGGTCCGTGGTCGCTGTGAAAAGTCTTCTTAATAACAA GGGACAAGCTGAGAAGGAGTTCAAGGTGGAAGTAGAAGCAATTGGAAAAGTTAGGCATAAGAACCTCGTGGGACTGATTGGGTATTGCGCAGAAGGTGCTAAAAG GTTGCTCGTGTACGAGTACGTAGAAAATGGCAATTTGGAGCAATGGTTACACGGTGATGTAGGCCCTTGTAGCCCTCTAACCTGGGATGTTCGATTGAAGATTGCTATTGGAACCGCGAAAGG ATTAGCCTACTTGCATGAAGGCTTAGAACCGAAAGTTGTACACCGCGATGTCAAATCTAGTAACATTCTTCTGGATAGGAAATGGAATGCAAAAGTATCCGATTTTGGACTTGCCAAGCTCTTGGGATCCGAAAGTACCTACGTGACTACACGAGTGATGGGAACATTCgg ATATGTATCCCCAGAGTATGCCAATACAGGTATGCTCAACGAGGGGAGTGATGTGTACAGCTTTGGAATCCTACTCATGGAACTAATTACTGGAAAGAGTCCAGTTGATTACTCTAGACCACCTGGAGAG ATGAACTTGGTTGATTGGTTTAAAGGAATGGTTTCAAGTCGGCGTGGGGAAGAGGCGTTGGACCCCCGGATCCAAGTACAGCCCTCTCCTAGAGCTTTGAAGCGGGCGTTGTTGGTTTGCCTTAGGTGTATAGATTTGGATACCGAAAAGCGGCCGAAAATGGGGCAAATTGTGCATATGCTAGAGGCAGATGAGTTTCCTTTCCGATCT GAACCGCGTACAAACAAAGACACAGCTCCTCTCCGATCCCACGAGGCTGTCACCTGTAAATTTCCGAATGCATTAAAGGAGACAGTGGGTGGTGATGTGCAAAGATCAAAACGGAGATGA